TTTATTTCGCCCAGCCAACGCTGTGTCAGGTGTGGGAGCAGCACTCCTCAGCTCACGGCTTTGTATATCCTTCTTCGTAAACGGAGTTTGCGGCTCTGTGACTTCCTGTGGTTCTTCCTCGGATTCCATATCTCCCTGTCCAAAGAAACTAAATTGCGCACTGGCATCTGGATCAGGCTTGACATCGGTAGTGCCGGGTGTGGGTTTCTTGAAAAGAGCTTCCAATGGATGGACTTCTTGAGAGTGTGGCTCATCACTTTTCTCCGCTTGAGCAACATCCTGGTCCGCCTTTGCTTCAGGGCCGGGAACCTTTTCAACACCCTGGGGCGTCGACTGTGCCCCCTGTTCATGCTGGTCATTGGAGATGTCTGACGTATCTGACGAACCGGATGTTACGCTTGCCTCGCTTTCTGAATCGGTCGCACTATCGTCGGATGACGTTGCCCCACTAGACGAGGTCCAATCCTCCGATTCGTCCGATTCGTCCGATTCTTTCAGATCAACACCTCCTCTAACGGCACATGCATCATCAAGGCTTTGGGAGCTCGCCTTAGCCTTGAGCGAAGACTTGGACTTCGGTCTCTCCTTCGCCCCTGCAATTTTCCCTGGTGTGTATTGATCACTTCTGATTCGATCGCTGGCCTGTTCTTTTATGTTCCCTGAACCGTCTATCCAGCCCTTACCCTCTTCGAAAGTAAACGTAGGTGCTGCTCCGTCACTATCTGTCCGTAGGAAACTCGGTTGTGTAACGGTCTTGGAAAACTCATGTACAACAGACTCCTGTAgagatttcttctttttcttctttgactgCTTGTCTTGCTCCACCTCAGCAGACGAGGCTCTGTTAGGAGGGATTTTGGTTCGGAATAAACATTCTGCCTTCTCGGTATACTTGGATTTCGCCTGTGACTTTCCAGTTctatcatccttcttcttgtttctcttctcctccttgcgCCTCTCTTTTAAGGAGCTCGTGGACTCTGTCCAGCCTCTCTTTACTTGGCGATCTGTTTGAAGCTCATATCCCTCTAAAACGTTACCGATatccttttgcttctttgttttcttgcttGACGGCGATACTTTGTTGAAAACTGCCTTATCGCTTTCGTCTTCGTTTTCGTCCCTCTGTCTTTTCTGCGGCCGAGCTACATCCACTTTGAACTTTCGACCTTTGAGGATTGACCcgttgagcttcttcttgattttATCTGCCTCCATTGCTGGTAGCGTTACGTAGCCGTAGTTATTCTCCGGAAATGTCGGGATACTGTGGAAGGAGATTTCAGTGGCTAAGGGCCGAACGGACGAAGGTAATACGGAGGGAAGAAGTTCTGCGGTGAAAGGAGTGATGTGAAGGCGTTTATTTGCTGAAGGATCGGTCGTCATTTGTTATGACTGAGGATGGACCATATAGCGATGGCCTATCCAATAGGtaagaaaaggggagaagGCCGTAAGGTGCCAATaagaagcaaaagcaaaaaaaaaaaaaaaaaatgtaaGGTGACAACTGCAACCACCGTAAGCTGTGTGCCGATAGCTCTAGGTCAGAAAAAATGGCTAAGATTCTGTCGCATTCTATATTGAA
This window of the Aspergillus flavus chromosome 8, complete sequence genome carries:
- a CDS encoding suppressor protein translates to MTTDPSANKRLHITPFTAELLPSVLPSSVRPLATEISFHSIPTFPENNYGYVTLPAMEADKIKKKLNGSILKGRKFKVDVARPQKRQRDENEDESDKAVFNKVSPSSKKTKKQKDIGNVLEGYELQTDRQVKRGWTESTSSLKERRKEEKRNKKKDDRTGKSQAKSKYTEKAECLFRTKIPPNRASSAEVEQDKQSKKKKKKSLQESVVHEFSKTVTQPSFLRTDSDGAAPTFTFEEGKGWIDGSGNIKEQASDRIRSDQYTPGKIAGAKERPKSKSSLKAKASSQSLDDACAVRGGVDLKESDESDESEDWTSSSGATSSDDSATDSESEASVTSGSSDTSDISNDQHEQGAQSTPQGVEKVPGPEAKADQDVAQAEKSDEPHSQEVHPLEALFKKPTPGTTDVKPDPDASAQFSFFGQGDMESEEEPQEVTEPQTPFTKKDIQSRELRSAAPTPDTALAGRNKKWNSLEQHDSMDVDDEPYINTPVPKFGSALKDESEFTKWFWEHRGDNNRAWKRRRRDAAKEQRQRENRRKGMKGKS